The Deltaproteobacteria bacterium DNA segment GCACGACCGAACTGAACGAACTCGTCTCCTTTCTTTACATGTTGCCGTATCTGGGAGAACCCGGAAATGCCCGGCACGGCGAGGCCCTTCTTGAGTCAAAATCCTGTTTGAAGTGCCACTCCCTGGGCAAAAAAGGGAAAAGAGACGGAACCCCGCTGGATTCTCTTGCCGTTTACCAATCCTCTGTCGTCCTGTTGCAGCGAATGTGGAATCATGGGCCGGAGATGATCGGTCGGATGGCGACGACCGGCACTTCCATCCCTACGTTCTCCGGTAACGAAATGGCGGACATCTTCGCCGCACTGACGGAAGAAACACCGGATAAAGGCAAAAAAATATTCCTCGGAGTCGGGAATGCGGAGAACGGCGAGAAACTGTTCACCGACAAAGGTTGCATCAAATGCCACTCGATTTTTGGAAAGGGCGGCAAGGAGGCCCCGGACCTTGGAAAAACCGTCTCCCAGTCGAATGTGACAAAGCTTACCACCCAGATCTGGAACCACGTCGGACGGATGAGAAAACTATATAATCAGGAAAAACTGCAGTGGCCTTATTTTGCGGAAACCGAGATGAACGACATGATCGTGTTTCTGTATTCACTCAATTATCTGGATAAACCCGGGGATGCCGCAAAGGGAGAGAAAATCTTCACCCAGAAAAAATGTGTCGGGTGCCATTTCAAAACCGGGGAAGACAAACGAAAACTCCTGGAAGTCGTGAAAGCGACCAACACTACCCGGTTCGCGGCGGAATTGTGGAATCACACCTCCGCCATGGAAGCGGCCATGCTAACCCAGGGAGTTCCGTGGCCGGAAATGACCGGCGTTCAATTGAGGGACGTACTGGCGTTCCTGCAAAAACAGTAACCACCGGCCGCTCAGGGAGAATCGAGATCCTCTTCCACGACAACCGCACGCTTCCGGACAAGAAACAGCTGGTCGCCGATGTACGGTTTGACCCCGTCCTCGCCTACGTGGAAGTCGCCGTTCATGATCGGGACGGCAATCCGCAAGA contains these protein-coding regions:
- a CDS encoding cytochrome c; this encodes MNNIRIRKIDAFIFGLLFFITAVFPGCDQSGKKEAGVPGGNPAASSTMEVQKPHLVSDLIPGRKVFEAKNCNQCHSIFERERKIGPKLKSSRFYGSFLDIFSLLWNHAPAMAVHMRREVLDRPTFSTTELNELVSFLYMLPYLGEPGNARHGEALLESKSCLKCHSLGKKGKRDGTPLDSLAVYQSSVVLLQRMWNHGPEMIGRMATTGTSIPTFSGNEMADIFAALTEETPDKGKKIFLGVGNAENGEKLFTDKGCIKCHSIFGKGGKEAPDLGKTVSQSNVTKLTTQIWNHVGRMRKLYNQEKLQWPYFAETEMNDMIVFLYSLNYLDKPGDAAKGEKIFTQKKCVGCHFKTGEDKRKLLEVVKATNTTRFAAELWNHTSAMEAAMLTQGVPWPEMTGVQLRDVLAFLQKQ